One region of Thermus filiformis genomic DNA includes:
- the hemA gene encoding glutamyl-tRNA reductase: protein MLPLFLVGLSHKTAPLEVREKAVLDPAVRLPALLDQVRPLVALSTCNRTELYFTGGRVERAVGFLRSLGVGEEHLYVREGLDALRHLYRVAAGLDSLVVGESQILGQVREALFQARRWRSTDALLEKAFLTAVAFGKRARSETLIGQGAVSVAYAAVDLAQAVYGDLTGLSVAVLGAGEMAQLLLVHLRARGVGRVLVVNRSLEKAEELARRHGGEAWPLEGLGEALRRADIVVASAGGGLLVRPEQVPKRERPLFLIDIALPRNVHPGVGRLPYVYLYNLDDLERVVRENLRRRQKEAGRVEALLEDQVSDFLEWYAGHRVREAIRRLKEEVLLELKKELPTADPLTLHKEAGRRAHPRILELKRRALWPSG, encoded by the coding sequence ATGCTGCCCCTCTTCCTGGTGGGCCTCTCCCACAAGACCGCCCCCCTGGAGGTGAGGGAAAAGGCGGTCCTGGACCCCGCGGTCCGGCTGCCCGCCCTCTTGGACCAGGTCCGCCCTTTGGTGGCCCTTTCCACCTGCAACCGGACAGAGCTCTACTTCACGGGCGGCCGGGTGGAAAGGGCGGTGGGCTTCCTGCGAAGCCTAGGGGTGGGGGAGGAGCACCTCTACGTGCGGGAGGGCCTGGACGCCCTGCGCCACCTCTACCGGGTGGCCGCCGGGCTGGACTCCTTGGTGGTGGGGGAGAGCCAGATCCTGGGCCAGGTGCGGGAGGCCCTCTTCCAGGCCCGGAGGTGGAGGAGCACGGACGCCCTGTTGGAGAAGGCCTTCCTCACCGCGGTGGCCTTCGGCAAGCGGGCCCGGAGCGAGACCCTGATCGGCCAGGGGGCGGTGAGCGTGGCCTACGCGGCGGTGGACCTGGCCCAGGCGGTCTACGGCGACCTCACGGGGCTTTCCGTGGCCGTTTTGGGGGCGGGGGAGATGGCCCAACTCCTCCTGGTCCACCTGAGGGCCCGGGGGGTGGGGCGGGTCCTGGTGGTGAACCGCTCCTTGGAGAAGGCGGAGGAGCTGGCCCGCCGCCACGGGGGGGAGGCCTGGCCCCTGGAGGGGCTCGGCGAGGCCCTGAGGCGGGCGGACATCGTGGTGGCCTCCGCGGGGGGCGGGCTTCTGGTCCGTCCGGAGCAGGTGCCCAAGCGGGAGCGGCCCCTCTTCCTGATTGACATCGCCCTGCCCAGGAACGTCCACCCCGGGGTGGGCCGGCTGCCTTACGTCTACCTCTACAACCTGGACGACCTCGAGAGGGTGGTCCGGGAGAACCTTAGGCGGCGCCAAAAGGAGGCAGGCCGGGTGGAGGCCCTTTTGGAGGACCAGGTTTCCGACTTCCTGGAGTGGTACGCGGGCCACCGGGTGCGGGAGGCCATCCGGCGGCTCAAGGAGGAGGTCCTCCTCGAGCTCAAGAAGGAGCTTCCCACCGCCGACCCCCTCACCCTGCACAAGGAGGCGGGGCGCCGGGCGCATCCTAGGATCCTGGAGCTCAAGCGGCGGGCGCTATGGCCCTCGGGCTAG
- the ccsA gene encoding cytochrome c biogenesis protein CcsA has protein sequence MALGLAVLGVVLLALGLFWPRALAWGGAALLAAGGLEAYGKGPLLTPAQPALLLSGLLALRAETLLLRPRLAPLRRYLLLLALLLALFALEALPHPGAALPWGLALLHAGSFLVAYLALAVGVGAGVLCALQDLRLRRAPWEALKAPPLWSLRRLERGYLRVGYLAVTFGLASGMAWAWDFFGTPLSPDPKEVSVLLGWLLLTLYLLLEERLRGRPRAFLLLLAYGLLLFAFLGAPFLGSRHPSRLGF, from the coding sequence ATGGCCCTCGGGCTAGCCGTCCTTGGGGTGGTCCTCCTGGCCTTGGGCCTCTTCTGGCCCCGGGCCCTGGCCTGGGGCGGGGCGGCCCTTTTGGCCGCGGGGGGTCTGGAGGCCTACGGGAAGGGCCCCCTCCTGACCCCGGCCCAGCCCGCCCTCCTCCTCTCCGGGCTTTTGGCCCTTCGGGCGGAGACCCTCCTCCTGAGGCCGAGGCTCGCCCCCTTGCGCCGCTACCTCCTCCTGCTGGCCCTTCTTTTGGCCCTTTTCGCCCTCGAGGCCCTGCCCCACCCGGGGGCGGCCCTCCCCTGGGGGCTGGCCCTCCTCCACGCGGGGAGCTTCCTGGTGGCCTACCTGGCCCTGGCGGTGGGGGTAGGGGCGGGGGTGCTGTGCGCCCTGCAGGACCTCCGCCTGCGCCGGGCCCCCTGGGAGGCCCTAAAGGCCCCGCCCCTTTGGAGCCTGAGGCGGCTGGAGCGGGGGTATCTGCGGGTGGGGTATCTGGCGGTGACCTTCGGCCTCGCCAGCGGCATGGCCTGGGCCTGGGACTTCTTCGGAACCCCCCTGAGCCCCGACCCCAAGGAGGTCTCCGTCCTTTTGGGCTGGCTCCTCCTCACCCTCTACCTCCTCCTGGAGGAGCGGCTTCGGGGGCGGCCTAGGGCCTTCCTCCTCCTTCTGGCCTACGGCCTTCTCCTCTTCGCCTTCCTGGGGGCGCCCTTCCTGGGCTCCCGGCACCCCTCGAGGCTGGGCTTCTAA
- a CDS encoding SHOCT-like domain-containing protein, with translation MEEKRKILEMVRAGEIGVEEALELLQALEGPGPRPSEGLLRVHVDARDGGKPVRIRVNLPLALADLLEAFLPEEAKATLRGKQVNLREVLALAREGAKGRLVEVQAEDPEDGPVHILVEVA, from the coding sequence ATGGAGGAGAAGCGGAAGATCCTGGAGATGGTGCGCGCGGGGGAGATCGGTGTGGAGGAGGCCCTGGAGCTGCTTCAAGCCCTGGAGGGGCCTGGGCCTCGGCCCTCCGAGGGGCTTTTGCGGGTCCACGTGGACGCCCGGGACGGGGGGAAGCCGGTGAGGATCCGGGTCAACCTGCCCCTGGCCTTGGCGGACCTTTTGGAGGCTTTTCTCCCGGAGGAGGCCAAGGCCACCCTGAGGGGGAAGCAGGTGAACCTGCGGGAGGTCCTGGCCCTCGCCAGGGAGGGTGCCAAGGGGAGGCTGGTGGAGGTGCAGGCCGAGGACCCCGAGGATGGGCCCGTCCACATCCTGGTGGAGGTGGCGTGA
- a CDS encoding DUF2089 domain-containing protein, translating to MRPVPVRCPACEEPLAVKALFCPACGTEVVGRFALNEFALLPKEHLDFLRLFVRARGNLKEVERLLGVSYPTVRARLEALLKALGYEAEAREKEDRLEVLEALRRGEITLEEAAARLREGKG from the coding sequence ATGCGGCCCGTTCCCGTGCGCTGCCCGGCCTGCGAGGAGCCCCTGGCGGTGAAGGCCCTCTTCTGCCCCGCCTGCGGCACCGAGGTGGTGGGCCGCTTCGCCCTGAACGAGTTCGCCCTCCTTCCCAAGGAGCACCTGGACTTCCTCCGGCTCTTCGTAAGGGCTCGAGGAAACCTCAAGGAGGTGGAGCGCCTCCTCGGGGTCTCCTACCCCACGGTGCGGGCCCGCCTCGAGGCCCTCCTCAAGGCTCTGGGCTACGAGGCGGAGGCCCGGGAGAAGGAGGACCGCCTGGAGGTGCTGGAGGCCCTGCGCCGGGGGGAGATCACGCTGGAGGAGGCGGCGGCGCGCTTGCGGGAAGGGAAAGGGTGA
- a CDS encoding sensor histidine kinase: protein MTLRTRITLLVTLLLAASLLILGGVVHELLKEFLYRSLREELAQASAQVVRLLNAGGGELLSVGLPSTLYAEVQLLTEADPAFLAKEGGISVQKSPALGSHRLVLSQGDYAALLKKGEVWAEVALPREGSPLRLLVLARKVRVNLGQTEWDGALLVGKPTEPLEATLSQFTRIYAATALLVLLLSALLARRLVREALEPLEWVARKAGAIEARPEELPEPPNRDEVYALVRALNAMMRRMREAFEAQARFLQDASHELRTPITAILGHVGYLLRRTPVTEAQKESLEVIQREAERMRKLVEDLLELSKSGTWKVEPVPVHVRSLFEEVKEEFSRQGSEIALEVADDLFVLGDPDRLHQVLANLVANSLKAKARRVVLRGRGVEKRVILQVEDDGEGIPKEHLPHIFERFYRVDRARDRERGGSGLGLAIVKAILEAHGGEVWVESEPGRGTTFTLSLPASAPPPPPA from the coding sequence GTGACCCTCAGGACCCGCATCACCCTCCTGGTCACCCTGCTTTTGGCCGCCTCCTTGCTCATCCTGGGGGGGGTGGTCCACGAGCTTTTGAAGGAGTTCCTCTACCGGAGCCTGCGGGAGGAGCTGGCCCAGGCCAGCGCCCAGGTGGTGCGGCTTCTGAACGCCGGGGGCGGCGAGCTCCTCTCCGTGGGCCTCCCCTCCACCCTGTACGCGGAGGTCCAGCTCCTCACCGAGGCCGACCCGGCCTTCCTGGCCAAGGAGGGGGGGATCAGCGTCCAGAAGAGCCCGGCCCTAGGAAGCCACCGCCTGGTCCTCTCCCAGGGGGACTACGCCGCCCTGCTCAAAAAGGGGGAGGTCTGGGCGGAGGTGGCCCTGCCCCGGGAGGGAAGCCCCTTGCGCCTCCTGGTCCTGGCGCGGAAGGTGAGGGTGAACCTGGGCCAGACGGAGTGGGACGGGGCCCTTTTGGTGGGGAAGCCCACCGAGCCCCTGGAGGCCACCTTAAGCCAGTTCACCCGCATCTACGCCGCCACTGCCCTACTCGTCCTCCTCCTTTCGGCCCTTTTGGCCCGGCGGCTCGTCCGGGAGGCGCTGGAGCCCCTGGAGTGGGTGGCCCGGAAGGCGGGCGCCATAGAGGCCCGGCCCGAGGAGCTCCCCGAGCCTCCGAACCGGGACGAGGTTTACGCCCTGGTCCGGGCCCTGAACGCCATGATGCGGAGGATGCGGGAGGCCTTTGAGGCCCAGGCCCGCTTCCTGCAGGACGCCTCCCACGAGCTCAGGACCCCCATCACCGCCATATTGGGCCATGTGGGCTACCTCTTACGGCGCACCCCGGTGACCGAGGCGCAGAAGGAGAGCCTCGAGGTCATCCAGCGGGAGGCGGAAAGGATGCGCAAGCTGGTGGAGGACCTCCTGGAGCTTTCCAAGAGCGGAACCTGGAAGGTGGAGCCCGTCCCCGTCCACGTGAGGAGCCTCTTTGAGGAGGTGAAGGAGGAGTTCAGCCGCCAGGGGAGCGAGATCGCCCTTGAGGTGGCGGACGACCTCTTCGTCCTGGGGGACCCCGACCGGCTCCACCAGGTGCTAGCCAACCTGGTCGCCAACAGCCTCAAGGCCAAGGCCCGCCGGGTGGTCCTAAGGGGGCGGGGGGTGGAAAAGCGGGTGATCCTCCAGGTGGAGGACGACGGGGAGGGCATCCCCAAGGAGCACCTCCCCCACATTTTTGAGCGCTTCTACCGGGTGGACCGGGCCCGGGACCGGGAGCGGGGCGGCTCGGGTTTGGGCCTGGCCATCGTCAAGGCCATCCTCGAGGCCCACGGGGGGGAGGTCTGGGTGGAAAGCGAGCCGGGCCGGGGGACCACCTTCACCCTTTCCCTTCCCGCAAGCGCGCCGCCGCCTCCTCCAGCGTGA
- a CDS encoding response regulator transcription factor, whose translation MEPPLILIIEDEKDIARFIELELQAEGYRTEVAHDGITGLSRFRETNPNLVILDLMLPVMDGIEVAKRIRKTSNVPIVMLTAKDRVEDKVQGLDAGADDYLVKPFSIEELLARIRAHLRRVSPAITGEIRVADLIINLEGREVFRAGRRIELSNKEFELLELLAKSPGKVFTRYEIEEKVWPGYQGGSNVVDVYIGYLRKKLEGQGERRLIHTVRGVGYVLRED comes from the coding sequence ATGGAACCCCCTCTGATCCTCATCATTGAGGACGAGAAGGACATCGCCCGCTTCATAGAGCTCGAGCTCCAAGCGGAAGGCTACCGCACCGAGGTGGCCCACGACGGGATCACCGGGCTTTCCCGCTTCCGGGAGACGAACCCCAACCTGGTCATCCTGGACCTGATGCTCCCCGTCATGGACGGGATAGAGGTGGCCAAGCGCATCCGCAAGACCTCCAACGTCCCCATCGTCATGCTCACGGCCAAGGACCGGGTGGAGGACAAGGTGCAGGGCCTGGACGCGGGGGCGGACGACTACCTGGTCAAGCCCTTTTCCATAGAGGAGCTCCTGGCCCGCATCCGGGCCCACCTGCGCCGGGTGAGCCCCGCCATCACCGGGGAGATCCGGGTGGCGGACCTGATCATCAACCTCGAGGGCCGGGAGGTCTTCCGGGCCGGGCGGCGGATTGAGCTGTCCAACAAGGAGTTTGAGCTCCTGGAGCTTCTGGCTAAGAGCCCGGGCAAGGTCTTCACCCGGTACGAGATCGAGGAGAAGGTCTGGCCCGGCTACCAGGGGGGGAGCAACGTGGTGGACGTGTACATCGGCTACCTGCGCAAGAAGCTCGAGGGCCAAGGGGAGCGCCGCCTCATCCACACCGTCCGGGGGGTGGGGTACGTCCTGCGGGAAGACTAG
- the trhA gene encoding PAQR family membrane homeostasis protein TrhA, translating into MLREPFNALSHALGVGLALLGTLFLLRLAETPPERAGAWVFGLSMALMYGTSALYHALHLGLGLLRRLDHAAIFLFIAGTYTPLLLTALPEAYRGPALLLIWTLALLGVGFRVFFLKAPRWLYTLSYLGLGWLAVFLLPFLRLDRVALLLLLLGGATYSLGALVYARRRPDPWPEKVGFHGLWHLFVLLGSFFMYLGVARAYTLS; encoded by the coding sequence GTGCTGCGCGAGCCCTTCAACGCCCTGAGCCACGCCCTGGGAGTAGGGCTGGCCCTCCTCGGAACCCTCTTCCTCCTCCGCCTGGCCGAGACCCCCCCGGAGCGGGCGGGGGCCTGGGTCTTCGGCCTGAGCATGGCCCTGATGTACGGGACGAGCGCCCTCTACCACGCCCTCCACCTGGGCCTGGGCCTCCTGAGGCGGCTGGACCACGCGGCCATCTTCCTCTTCATCGCCGGAACCTACACCCCCCTTCTCCTCACCGCCCTCCCCGAGGCCTACCGGGGCCCGGCCCTCCTTCTGATCTGGACCCTGGCCCTTTTGGGGGTGGGGTTCCGGGTCTTCTTCCTGAAGGCCCCCCGCTGGCTCTACACCCTGAGCTACCTGGGCCTGGGGTGGCTCGCCGTCTTTCTCCTCCCCTTTCTGCGCCTGGACCGGGTGGCCCTCCTCCTCCTGCTTCTGGGCGGGGCCACCTACTCCCTGGGGGCCCTGGTCTACGCCCGCAGGCGGCCCGACCCCTGGCCGGAGAAGGTAGGCTTCCACGGGCTTTGGCACCTCTTCGTCCTCCTGGGGAGCTTCTTCATGTACCTGGGCGTGGCCCGGGCCTACACCCTCTCTTAA
- the ppsA gene encoding phosphoenolpyruvate synthase, translating to MRYVRFFEEVGLEDLALVGGKNASLGEMIRALSPLGVRVPEGFAVTAEGYRAFLRENGLEEAIRQELKDLDPEDPKALQRKSRRLRNLFLKGVYPKELEEEIRAAYHALSERAGEADLPVAVRSSATLEDLPTASFAGQQESYLYVQGEEELLFYVRRAMASLFTARAISYRARLGFDHLKVALSVGVQRMVRADEGASGVVFTLDPDSGHRGVVYLTAIYGLGENIVQGRVGPDQYYVHKETRALVYKTLGPKELTLVYDRLDGRLKNRPTPPYLRGRFALSDPEVLRLADWALLIEKHYSEARGAETPMDIEWAKDGPTGELFIVQARPETVHSQKAPVLRVYRLQQKGEVLAEGLAVGEGVAVGRARVLRDPKEMDRFQPGEVLVTETTNPDWEPIMKKAAAIVTERGGRTSHAAIVAREIGVPAVVGAAGATRRVPEGEEVTVSCAEGEVGRVYRGALAFEVEEVSPEALPRTRTRILLNVGNPEEALKLGRLPVDGVGLARMEFIFASHVRVHPLALTRYEALPQEVRRQVDELTEGYSDKRAYFVDTLAQGIALIAAAFHPRPVLLRFSDFKTNEYARLVGGHLFEPKEENPMLGWRGASRYYHPDYKEGFLLEVAAVRKVREEMGLKNLHVMVPFCRTPEEGQKVLEVMAEGGLDRKEGLQVYVMAEIPSNVLEAEAFAELFDGFSIGSNDLTQLALGLDRDSERVAPLFDERRETVKALCALLIQKAHAKGRPVGICGQAPSDYPEFAAFLVREGIDSLSLNPDALLRTVRHVAQAEAQVD from the coding sequence GTGAGGTACGTCCGGTTCTTTGAGGAGGTCGGCCTGGAGGACCTGGCCCTGGTGGGGGGGAAGAACGCCTCCTTGGGAGAGATGATCCGCGCTCTCTCCCCCCTGGGGGTGCGCGTCCCCGAGGGGTTCGCGGTGACGGCGGAGGGCTACCGGGCCTTCCTGCGGGAAAACGGCCTCGAGGAGGCCATCCGGCAGGAGCTTAAGGACCTGGACCCGGAGGACCCCAAGGCCCTCCAGCGGAAAAGCCGCCGCCTAAGGAACCTCTTCCTGAAGGGGGTCTACCCCAAGGAGCTGGAGGAGGAGATCCGCGCCGCCTACCACGCCCTCTCGGAGAGGGCGGGCGAGGCGGACCTGCCGGTGGCCGTCCGCTCCAGCGCCACCTTGGAGGACCTCCCCACCGCCAGCTTCGCCGGCCAGCAGGAGAGCTACCTCTACGTCCAAGGGGAGGAGGAGCTCCTCTTCTACGTCCGGCGGGCCATGGCCAGCCTCTTCACCGCCCGGGCCATCAGCTACCGGGCCCGGCTGGGGTTTGACCACCTGAAGGTGGCCCTCTCCGTGGGGGTCCAGCGCATGGTCCGGGCCGACGAGGGGGCGAGCGGGGTCGTCTTCACCCTGGACCCCGACTCCGGCCACCGGGGGGTGGTCTACCTGACCGCCATCTACGGCCTGGGGGAGAACATCGTCCAGGGGCGGGTGGGGCCGGACCAGTACTACGTGCACAAGGAGACCCGGGCCCTGGTCTACAAGACCCTGGGGCCCAAGGAGCTCACCCTGGTCTACGACCGGCTGGACGGGCGGCTGAAAAACCGCCCCACCCCGCCCTACCTGCGAGGCCGCTTCGCCCTCTCGGACCCAGAGGTCCTGCGGCTCGCCGACTGGGCCCTCCTCATAGAGAAGCACTACAGCGAGGCCCGGGGGGCGGAAACCCCCATGGACATTGAGTGGGCCAAGGACGGGCCCACGGGGGAGCTCTTCATCGTCCAGGCCCGGCCCGAGACCGTCCACTCGCAAAAGGCCCCCGTCCTGCGGGTCTACCGCCTCCAGCAAAAGGGGGAGGTCCTGGCCGAGGGGCTGGCGGTGGGCGAAGGGGTGGCCGTGGGCCGGGCCCGGGTCCTGCGGGACCCCAAGGAGATGGACCGGTTCCAGCCGGGAGAGGTCCTGGTCACCGAGACCACCAACCCCGACTGGGAGCCCATCATGAAAAAGGCGGCCGCCATCGTCACCGAGAGGGGCGGGCGCACCTCCCACGCGGCCATCGTGGCCCGGGAGATCGGGGTTCCGGCGGTGGTGGGGGCGGCGGGGGCCACCCGGAGGGTCCCTGAGGGGGAGGAGGTGACCGTCTCCTGCGCGGAGGGGGAGGTGGGCCGGGTCTACCGGGGCGCCCTCGCCTTTGAGGTGGAGGAGGTCTCCCCCGAGGCCCTGCCCCGGACCCGGACCCGGATCCTCCTCAACGTGGGGAACCCCGAGGAGGCCCTGAAGCTGGGCCGGCTCCCCGTGGACGGGGTGGGGCTCGCCCGGATGGAGTTCATCTTCGCGAGCCACGTCCGGGTCCACCCCCTGGCCCTCACCCGGTACGAGGCCCTGCCCCAGGAGGTCCGGCGGCAGGTGGACGAGCTCACCGAAGGCTATAGCGACAAGCGGGCCTACTTCGTGGACACCCTGGCCCAGGGGATCGCCCTGATCGCCGCCGCCTTCCACCCCCGGCCCGTCTTGCTGCGCTTTTCCGACTTCAAGACCAACGAGTACGCCCGGCTGGTGGGCGGGCACCTGTTTGAGCCCAAGGAGGAGAACCCCATGCTGGGCTGGCGGGGGGCGAGCCGGTACTACCACCCGGACTACAAGGAGGGCTTCCTCCTGGAGGTGGCGGCGGTGAGGAAGGTGCGGGAGGAGATGGGCCTTAAGAACCTCCACGTGATGGTCCCCTTCTGCCGCACCCCGGAGGAGGGCCAAAAGGTGCTGGAGGTCATGGCCGAGGGGGGGCTGGACCGGAAGGAGGGGCTCCAGGTCTACGTGATGGCGGAAATCCCCTCCAACGTCCTCGAGGCCGAGGCCTTCGCGGAGCTCTTTGACGGCTTCTCCATCGGGAGCAACGACCTCACCCAGCTCGCCTTGGGCCTGGACCGGGACTCGGAGAGGGTGGCCCCCCTCTTTGACGAGCGGCGGGAGACGGTGAAGGCCCTCTGCGCCCTCCTCATCCAGAAGGCCCACGCCAAGGGTCGGCCGGTGGGCATCTGCGGCCAGGCCCCCTCGGACTACCCGGAGTTCGCCGCCTTCTTGGTCCGGGAGGGGATTGACTCCTTGAGCCTGAACCCGGACGCCCTCCTGCGCACGGTGCGGCACGTGGCCCAGGCCGAGGCCCAGGTAGACTGA
- a CDS encoding AAA family ATPase, translating to MKALKEALEGALFGQEKVVEALLATALAGGHALLEGTPGLGKTLLALAFARASGLSFKRIQFTPDLLPQDLTGSEVFREGQFAFVPGPLFAQVVLADEVNRAPPKVQSALLEAMEERAVTVGGVRHPLPEPFLVLATQNPLELEGTYPLPEAQLDRFTSLIRVRPPPAPFWRRILTEEPRLPEPLGLDLPAHQEAARAVRVSEKALEAVVNVALLTQEDPRLRAGLSPRGAKRWLALARSLAYLREKPFVDWQELKDAAFLALPHRLFLTEEALYEGARPEEVVREALRKGGVP from the coding sequence GTGAAGGCGCTTAAGGAGGCCCTGGAGGGGGCCCTCTTCGGCCAGGAAAAGGTGGTGGAGGCCCTCCTGGCCACCGCCCTGGCCGGGGGGCACGCCCTTTTGGAGGGGACGCCGGGGCTGGGGAAGACCCTTTTGGCCCTGGCCTTCGCCCGGGCCAGCGGCCTCAGCTTCAAGCGCATCCAGTTCACCCCGGACCTCCTGCCCCAGGACCTCACGGGGAGCGAGGTCTTCCGGGAGGGGCAGTTTGCGTTCGTCCCGGGCCCTCTGTTCGCCCAGGTGGTCCTGGCGGACGAGGTGAACCGGGCCCCGCCCAAGGTCCAGTCCGCCCTCCTCGAGGCCATGGAGGAGCGGGCGGTGACCGTGGGCGGGGTGCGCCACCCTTTGCCCGAGCCCTTCCTGGTCCTGGCCACCCAGAACCCCCTGGAGCTGGAGGGGACCTACCCCCTGCCCGAGGCCCAGCTGGACCGGTTCACCAGCCTGATCCGGGTCCGGCCCCCGCCCGCCCCCTTCTGGCGGCGCATCCTCACCGAGGAGCCCCGCCTCCCCGAGCCTTTGGGCCTGGACCTTCCGGCCCACCAGGAGGCGGCCCGGGCGGTGCGGGTCTCGGAGAAGGCCCTCGAGGCGGTGGTGAACGTGGCCCTCCTCACCCAGGAGGACCCCCGCCTCCGGGCGGGCCTCTCCCCCCGGGGGGCCAAGCGCTGGCTGGCCCTGGCCCGGTCCCTGGCCTACCTGAGGGAGAAGCCCTTCGTGGACTGGCAGGAGCTCAAGGACGCCGCCTTCCTCGCCCTCCCCCATCGCCTCTTCCTCACGGAGGAGGCCCTCTACGAGGGAGCGCGGCCGGAGGAGGTGGTGCGGGAGGCCTTAAGGAAAGGAGGGGTGCCGTGA
- a CDS encoding elongation factor G, with protein MVRTVALVGHAQSGKTTLAEALLYRTGAKEKMGSVEEGTTTTDYTPEARLHKTTVRTGVVPLFYREHQIFLLDAPGYGDFVGEIRGALEAADAALVAVSAESGVQVGTERAWTVAERLGLPRMVVVTKLDKGGDYYALLQDLRATLGPILPVDLPLYEGGRWVGLLDVLHQKAYRYEGEKEMEVPFPEEERERAEAFRKEVLEAIVETDETLLERYLEGDEVTGEALEKALHEAVRRGLLFPVAIASGATLIGTLPLLDLILEALPSPSERFGEGSPLAKVFKVQVDPFMGQVAYIRLYRGRLSPGDTLESEGGTVRFPHLYVPRGKELLEVPAAEAGYILGLPKAENLHRGMVLWQGRRPESEEVPFARLPEPNVVVALRPKGKDEAKLGEALRKLLEEDPSLKLTRQEETGEILLWGHGELHLTTARERLSDYGVEVEFAPPKVPYRETIKKVAEGQGKYKKQTGGHGQYGDVWLRLEPAPEYSFEWRITGGVIPSKYQEAIEQGILEAAKKGVLAGFPVMGFKAIVYNGSYHEVDSSDLAFQIAASMAFKKVMEMASPTLLEPIYTLKVLVPQDRVGDVLSDLQARRGRILGMEQDGALTELKAEVPLAEVLEYHRTLQSLTGGAGAYTLEFSHYQEVPPHLAQKIVEERRREGA; from the coding sequence ATGGTTCGTACGGTGGCCCTGGTCGGGCACGCGCAAAGCGGCAAAACCACCCTGGCGGAGGCCCTGCTCTACCGGACGGGGGCCAAGGAGAAGATGGGGAGCGTGGAGGAGGGGACGACCACCACCGACTACACCCCCGAGGCCCGGCTTCACAAGACCACGGTGCGCACCGGGGTCGTCCCCCTCTTCTACCGAGAGCACCAGATCTTCCTCCTGGACGCCCCCGGGTACGGGGACTTCGTGGGGGAGATCCGGGGGGCGCTGGAGGCGGCGGACGCGGCCCTGGTGGCGGTCTCGGCGGAGAGCGGGGTCCAGGTGGGGACGGAGAGGGCCTGGACCGTGGCCGAGCGGCTGGGCCTGCCCCGGATGGTGGTGGTCACCAAGCTGGACAAGGGAGGGGACTACTACGCCCTCCTCCAGGACCTCCGGGCCACCTTGGGCCCCATCCTCCCCGTGGACCTGCCCCTCTACGAGGGAGGGCGGTGGGTGGGGCTTCTGGACGTCCTCCACCAGAAGGCCTACCGGTACGAGGGCGAAAAGGAAATGGAGGTGCCCTTCCCCGAGGAGGAGCGGGAGCGGGCCGAGGCCTTCCGGAAGGAGGTCCTCGAGGCCATCGTGGAAACGGACGAGACCCTTTTGGAGCGGTACCTGGAGGGGGACGAGGTCACGGGGGAGGCCCTGGAGAAGGCCCTGCACGAGGCGGTCCGCCGGGGCCTCCTCTTCCCGGTGGCCATCGCCTCCGGCGCCACCCTCATCGGCACCCTTCCCCTTCTGGACCTGATCCTGGAGGCCCTTCCCTCCCCCAGCGAGCGCTTCGGGGAGGGCAGCCCCCTGGCCAAGGTCTTCAAGGTGCAGGTGGACCCCTTCATGGGCCAGGTGGCCTACATCCGCCTCTACCGGGGGCGGCTCAGCCCGGGGGACACCCTGGAAAGCGAGGGGGGGACGGTGCGCTTCCCCCACCTCTACGTGCCCCGGGGCAAGGAGCTTCTGGAGGTTCCGGCGGCCGAGGCCGGGTACATCCTGGGCCTGCCCAAGGCGGAGAACCTCCACCGGGGGATGGTGCTCTGGCAGGGCCGGCGGCCGGAGAGCGAGGAGGTCCCCTTCGCCCGCCTCCCCGAGCCCAACGTGGTGGTGGCCCTCAGGCCCAAGGGCAAGGACGAGGCCAAGCTGGGGGAGGCCCTAAGGAAGCTTTTGGAGGAGGACCCCAGCCTGAAGCTCACCCGGCAGGAGGAGACGGGGGAGATCCTCCTCTGGGGGCACGGGGAGCTCCACCTCACCACGGCCCGGGAGCGGCTTTCCGACTACGGGGTGGAGGTGGAGTTCGCCCCGCCCAAGGTCCCCTACCGGGAGACCATCAAGAAGGTGGCGGAGGGGCAGGGCAAGTACAAGAAGCAGACGGGCGGCCACGGCCAGTACGGGGACGTCTGGCTCCGCCTCGAGCCCGCCCCGGAGTACAGCTTTGAGTGGCGGATCACGGGCGGGGTCATCCCCTCCAAGTACCAGGAGGCGATAGAGCAGGGCATCCTCGAGGCAGCCAAGAAGGGCGTCCTGGCGGGCTTCCCGGTGATGGGGTTCAAGGCCATCGTCTACAACGGGAGCTACCACGAGGTGGACTCCTCGGACCTGGCCTTCCAGATCGCCGCCAGCATGGCCTTCAAGAAGGTGATGGAGATGGCGAGCCCCACCCTCTTGGAGCCCATCTACACCCTCAAGGTCCTGGTCCCCCAGGACCGGGTGGGGGACGTCCTCTCCGACCTGCAGGCCCGGCGGGGGCGGATCCTGGGGATGGAACAGGACGGGGCCCTCACCGAGCTCAAGGCCGAGGTGCCCCTGGCGGAGGTCCTGGAGTACCACCGCACCCTGCAGAGCCTAACCGGGGGGGCGGGGGCCTACACCCTGGAGTTCAGCCACTACCAGGAGGTCCCGCCCCACCTAGCCCAGAAGATCGTAGAGGAAAGAAGGCGTGAAGGCGCTTAA